The proteins below are encoded in one region of Oncorhynchus nerka isolate Pitt River linkage group LG15, Oner_Uvic_2.0, whole genome shotgun sequence:
- the LOC115142476 gene encoding uncharacterized protein LOC115142476, with the protein MEAGTLQASVGEQVPQTDDHGGPRLPALVDCTKKSPLKNFVPKPPQGPRLSNQAMMAKVEKNAREAIEPRRAREANAEAKKTSRQVIGVLALPPPLLSPTTSYSVLPAIKKGTKVTKVETTEPPDPLTPEDEVRMNSSPSVDDPLTPETPETDVTSDATSLVDPPREMTPENVEEAFSLEDILKCHPQRKLIRKFLKQKNVTIKDLEDMSYVVLLPAMALLRSYSPESSHSSCQGSGVLNIVSEMFHWRSSEPKGRLWGGQPPTSNSETDKELQGIADMAVSNILRNAQDDFFSSGVNDLETINPNITLTKERLSSIFSELFRDACESAQEAARRIHHMRSGRGNNSRNGSRPGSSQGSSRSNMPELPLNLCQLAECVDAQPLYLEHPSVSCSNRSGLHPLPEQGWMEEHIGSALGQLSTIEADMGELENFTRPLPLENGDDSSSNMLSGPSTASYPSTCLSSPDVTSEGRAHYPIMALETLQEGEDNSWSRSGSSQRSRRFNLCHQAEELERVYLQRDTLHSSVSVGELGSVRWAKGRDVHKALSEGSFPVFALLRERPGEIWPSTWDMEHNQPPSTPTSSKEDLWDSDSTWSHGVGEEEGAEPRVRLAAMSEGGSSQILTSQTSTSLSNHDKRALEAICQVLTAWMEQMLNRTCNDVYSASVIIQKGLDSGARDSFPDTPCPSSSEEEDEVVASVVTFLHSEPSTSTKAAPAKTLAVNPCLDEDEVVPSTSMIEGSLTTTQAAWAASAQILEEEVGGADVSEVSIGSLTPTEARQDLLEKIPSLLPGEILIEEDIPLLSTPRDTVMSPQTLKLILQGIMRRLEASESPQARRANDPFRLMKDLFLEVQHALKYADISVLFSLEESIQFRGEDAMKAIVKAAAKRLSLRSDSNRAQLRAVRYGGERAIYCMADTIANVIDDHAQDWSSDGHFGASRSRGRGRSRSSSSSSKCDITLAEELLAQGESLEEDQEDVAAIDDNKKCDSASLEKASSSSLSIDLVDSTSTQTGKDKAVKEGVGKSGDWKRGCKKTLKKNKMAPLGTDDTVADEPGKNQCLLLRITAALANLFCFPCKKRSGKKFKP; encoded by the exons ATGGAG GCTGGGACCCTCCAAGCTAGTGTTGGAGAACAGGTGCCCCAGACAGACGACCATGGTGGACCAAGGCTGCCAGCACTGGTGGACTGCACCAAGAAGAGCCCCCTGAAG AACTTTGTGCCGAAGCCCCCACAAGGCCCCAGGCTGAGCAATCAGGCAATGATGGCCAAGGTTGAAAAGAACGCCAGAGAGGCCATTGAGCCCAGAAGGGCTAGGGAGGCCAATGCAGAGGCAAAAAAAACAAGCCGCCAAGTCATTGGTGTGTTGGCGCTGCCTCCACCTCTTCTATCTCCGACAACCAGTTACA GTGTCCTGCCAGCTATCAAGAAGGGCACTAAAGTGACGAAGGtggagacaacag AGCCACCAGACCCCCTGACACCTGAGGATGAGGTGAGAATGAACTCCTCTCCATCTGTTGATGACCCCCTGACCCCAGAAACCCCAGAGACTGATGTCACCTCCGATGCCACTTCTCTGGTGGACCCACCCCGTGAAATGACACCTGAGAATGTAGAGGAGGCGTTCTCTCTGGAGGACATCCTGAAGTGTCACCC TCAGCGGAAGCTCATCAGGAAGTTCCTCAAACAAAAG AATGTGACCATAAAAGACCTGGAGGACATGTCCTATGTGGTCCTCCTGCCAGCGATGGCTCTGCTCAGGAGCTACAGTCCAGAGtcatcccactcctcctgccaAGGGTCAGGGGTGCTGAACATCGTCTCGGAGATGTTCCACTGGCGGAGCTCTGAGCCGAAGGGGAGGCTCTGGGGCGGGCAGCCCCCCACGTCCAATTCTGAGACAGACAAGGAGCTTCAGGGTATAGCAGACATGGCTGTGAGTAACATCCTGAGGAATGCCCAGGACGACTTCTTCTCCTCTGGTGTGAATGACTTGGAGACGATCAATCCAAACATCACTCTGACCAAAGAGAGGCTCTCCAGCATCTTCTCAGAGCTGTTCAGGGATGCCTGTGAGAGTGCCCAGGAGGCTGCCAGACGGATCCACCACATGAGGTCTGGAAGAGGCAACAACAGCCGGAATGGGAGTCGGCCTGGGTCGTCACAGGGATCGAGCAGATCCAACATGCCAGAGTTGCCGTTAAACCTCTGTCAGCTGGCAGAGTGTGTGGATGCTCAGCCACTATATCTGGAACATCCAAGTGTGTCCTGCTCCAACAGAAGTGGCCTGCACCCCCTTCCAGAGCAGGGCTGGATGGAGGAGCATATTGGCTCAGCCCTAGGTCAGTTGTCCACCATTGAGGCAGACATGGGCGAGTTAGAAAACTTCACCAGACCTCTGCCACTGGAAAATGGAGACGACAGCTCATCCAACATGTTGTCAGGGCCATCCACTGCCTCATATCCATCCACCTGCCTGTCTTCTCCAGATGTGACCTCAGAGGGAAGGGCCCACTACCCCATTATGGCCCTGGAAACCCTCCAGGAGGGGGAGGACAACAGCTGGAGTCGCTCTGGGTCATCACAGAGATCAAGACGGTTCAACCTCTGTCATCAGGCAGAGGAGCTGGAGAGGGTTTACCTCCAGAGAGACACACTCCACTCCAGCGTCAGTGTGGGAGAACTGGGGTCAGTGAGGTGGGCCAAGGGAAGGGATGTCCATAAAGCCCTCAGCGAGGGGTCCTTCCCTGTCTTTGCTCTGCTCAGGGAGAGGCCAGGGGAGATTTGGCCGAGCACTTGGGACATGGAGCACAACCAGCCTCCCAGCACTCCCACATCCAGCAAGGAGGATTTGTGGGACAGCGACTCCACCTGGTCTCATGGggttggggaggaggagggggcagagccTCGTGTGAGGTTGGCAGCTATGTCGGAGGGGGGCAGCTCCCAGATCCTGACCTCCCAGACCTCCACCTCACTCTCCAATCATGACAAGAGGGCACTAG AGGCCATCTGCCAGGTCCTGACTGCCTGGATGGAACAGATGCTGAACCGGACCTGCAACGACGTTTACAGTGCCAGTGTCATCATCCAGAAAG GATTGGATTCTGGTGCCAGGGACAGTTTCCCTGACACTCCGTGTCCTTCTTCATCAGAGGAAGAAGATGAGGTGGTCGCGAGTGTCGTGACTTTCTTACACTCGGAGCCCTCCACCTCAACCAAGGCAGCTCCTGCAAAGACCCTGGCGGTCAACCCCTGTCTGGATGAAGATGAGGTAGTCCCCAGCACCTCCATGATTGAGGGCTCCCTAACGACCACTCAGGCAGCATGGGCAGCTTCTGCACAGATCTTGGAAGAAGAGGTTGGGGGAGCTGATGTCTCTGAGGTGAGTATCGGCTCCCTGACCCCCACCGAGGCCAGGCAGGACCTCCTGGAGAAGATTCCCTCTCTCCTGCCGGGTGAGATCCTCATCGAAGAGGACATCCCCCTTCTCAGCACTCCCAGGGACACCGTTATGAGCCCCCAGACCCTGAAGCTCATCCTCCAGGGCATCATGCGCCGACTGGAGGCCTCAGAGTCCCCCCAGGCTAGGAGGGCCAACGACCCCTTCAGGCTGATGAAGGATCTCTTTCTGGAGGTCCAGCATGCCCTTAAGTATGCTGACATCTCTGTCCTCTTCAGCCTGGAGGAGAGCATTCAATTCAGGGGGGAAGATGCAATGAAGGCCATCGTTAAGGCTGCGGCTAAAAGGTTGTCCCTGCGCTCGGACTCCAACCGGGCTCAACTGCGCGCCGTACGCTATGGTGGCGAGAGAGCCATCTATTGCATGGCAGACACCATCGCAAATGTCATAGACGACCACGCCCAGGACTGGAGTTCTGACGGCCATTTTGGAGCAAGTAGGAGCCGTGGTAGGGGGAGGTCACGCTCCTCCTCAAGCTCCTCAAAGTGTGACATCACCCTCGCAGAGGAACTCTTGGCCCAGGGGGAAAGCCTGGAAGAGGACCAAGAGGATGTGGCTGCGATCGACGACAACAAGAAATGTGACTCTGCTAGCTTGGAGAAGGCCAGCAGCAGCTCCCTCTCCATAGACCTTGTGGACAGCACCTCCACACAG ACAGGGAAGGACAAGGCAGTGAAGGAAGGAGTGGGGAAGTCAGGAGATTGGAAGCGTGGTTGCAAGAAGACCCTGAAGAAGAACAAGATGGCTCCCCTTGGCACTGATG ATACTGTGGCTGATGAGCCAGGAAAAAACCAGTGTCTCCTCCTGCGGATTACAGCTGCCCTGGCAAATTTATTTTGCTTCCCCTGCAAAAAGAGAAGTGGTAAAAAGTTCAAGCCATGA